One part of the Gossypium raimondii isolate GPD5lz chromosome 1, ASM2569854v1, whole genome shotgun sequence genome encodes these proteins:
- the LOC105786265 gene encoding replication factor C subunit 3, producing MPSPATIPRRSSSDPDLTVTTSKSKTLIVTPPSSRSSASVSRGKKSSYWISWSNISKLGDFIDRRNKESDLTEESLHEHNKLHGIYSHKFRLNNFIGDDDVDEKYNKCSPYYKGLTDSTLRINREKNVSGADSPGRESQTTTVFSTSSSSLSILFGKVQELGSSCFTCTRTGDYYKDPDVLKPVKATNPSLPVPCSNTTSMKDIKPEIKEAEDNPPDVQLVFKEKPLRERVREPSAAPPTVTKTVVERKEAEVNQKFILADKYRPKALKDFICNRSEALRVQDLVKSGEFSHIIFEGPAGVGKRTMMRAVVREIFGSDRVQTRDECKPYYLKGESVRRMDVNIRESSKHVEVNLSDLRGYEKHVIVELMKETQPNKPFSYDPQNYKAIVLCEADKLSTDALLYIRWLLERYKAGNKVFFCCSDISKLQPIRSLCTVIKLLPPSKQEIVEVVEFIAKQEGIVLPPKFGERIANSSKNNLRQAIRSFEACWQSSYPFKEDQIILTGWEEDIANIAKNMVEERSPKQLYIIRGKLQILIEHDVSPDFIFMSLVGEVKKHLHENLHPQVDVLYDEYNRDDENMIESEDEMGTKVIDPVKKNSRIFSRIEEFIARFMSWYNNQSKMANAAATFFWPPVKGLQCSSHILLAADEGTSP from the exons ATGCCGAGTCCAGCTACAATCCCCCGACGTTCCTCATCGGATCCGGATCTCACCGTCACAACGTCCAAATCCAAGACCTTAATCGTTACACCTCCGTCTAGTCGTTCCTCGGCGTCTGTTAGCCGTGGTAAGAAATCATCTTACTGGATTAGTTGGAGCAACATCAGTAAACTAGGCGACTTCATCGACCGACGAAACAAAGAGTCCGATTTAACCGAAGAGAGTCTCCACGAACATAACAAGTTGCATGGAATATATTCTCATAAGTTTCGTCTTAATAATTTCATTGGTGATGACGACGTCGATGAAAAGTACAATAAGTGCAGCCCTTATTACAAAGGCCTCACTGATTCGACACTTAGGATTAACCGTGAAAAGAACGTGTCCGGAGCCGATAGTCCTGGTCGAGAAAGTCAAACGACGACTGTTTTCAGTACGAGTTCGAGCTCTCTTTCGATTTTGTTCGGTAAAGTTCAAGAACTCGGTTCTAGTTGTTTTACTTGTACAAGAACTGGTGATTATTACAAGGATCCTGATGTTCTCAAACCTGTTAAAGCAACTAATCCTTCATTACCAGTACCATGTTCTAATACAACTTCAATGAAGGATATAAAACCGGAGATAAAGGAGGCTGAGGACAATCCTCCTGATGTTCAATTAGTTTTTAAGGAGAAGCCATTGAGGGAGAGAGTACGGGAACCATCGGCTGCACCACCGACGGTAACCAAAACCGTTGTCGAGAGAAAAGAAGCCGAGGTGAATCAAAAGTTCATATTGGCGGATAAGTACCGACCCAAAGCTTTAAAAGATTTCATCTGCAATCGAAGTGAAGCACTTCGGGTGCAGGATCTG GTGAAAAGCGGAGAATTTAGTCACATTATATTTGAAGGACCTGCCGGTGTTGGGAAAAGAACTATGATGAGAGCTGTAGTTCGTGAAATTTTCGGATCGGATCGAGTTCAG ACCAGGGACGAGTGCAAGCCATATTATTTGAAG GGGGAATCAGTAAGAAGAATGGATGTAAATATAAGGGAATCATCCAAACATGTAGAAGTGAATCTTTCGGATCTAAGAGGATACGAGAAGCATGTGATTGTGGAACTAATGAAGGAAACACAACCTAATAAACCTTTCTCATACGACCCTCAAAACTATAAAG CAATTGTTTTATGTGAAGCAGACAAGCTAAGTACAGATGCATTACTGTACATTCGATGGCTGTTAGAAAGGTATAAAGCGGGTAATAAAGTTTTCTTTTGCTGCTCCGATATCTCTAAGCTTCAGCCGATTAGATCACTTTGCACTGTCATTAAGCTACTTCCACCTTCAAAACAAGAG ATTGTTGAAGTAGTGGAATTTATAGCAAAGCAAGAAGGTATAGTTTTGCCACCTAAGTTTGGTGAAAGGATAGCTAATAGTTCAAAGAATAATCTGCGTCAAGCCATTCGTTCATTCGAAGCCTGTTGGCAATCAAG TTATCCTTTCAAGGAAGACCAGATAATATTAACGGGATGGGAAGAAGACATTGCAAATATAGCCAAGAACATGGTGGAGGAGCGAAGTCCAAAACA GCTATATATCATTCGAGGAAAGCTTCAAATTCTCATTGAGCATGATGTATCTCCTGACTTTATATTCATG TCATTGGTTGGAGAAGTGAAAAAGCACTTGCATGAGAACTTGCATCCTCAAGTAGATGTTTTATATGATGAATACAAT aggGATGATGAAAACATGATTGAAAGTGAAGATGAAATGGGGACGAAAGTTATTGATCCGGTCAAAAAGAACAGTCGGATTTTCTCCAGAATCGAAG AGTTTATAGCCAGATTCATGAGCTGGTACAATAATcaatcaaagatggcaaatgcAGCAGCCACATTCTTCTGGCCGCCGGTGAAGGGACTTCAGTGCAGCAGCCACATTCTTCTGGCCGCCGATGAAGGGACTTCACCCTGA